One genomic window of Pungitius pungitius chromosome 11, fPunPun2.1, whole genome shotgun sequence includes the following:
- the fam131bb gene encoding uncharacterized protein fam131bb isoform X2, with protein sequence MGCIGSRTLTGDGVPVQKDGEQHGRSEFSWEGINLSMEDTTSILPRLKRNSNAYGIGALAKSSLSGVSRTMKERVTKPTAMAQGRVAHMIEWQNWSMTTVGAGGVPLPRITTQEREKERRLENDAYSDLSETEKEARFTAGILQQFAISEATLLAWTSMDGESPRSGSNQGSMAHLSELNQESINSRDQILHHSSAEVWPHTYVAQGHYCLSSSDAWEPINNDPSVVTSPPVGSYVTGPDGYDGQTRFLTQQQQEQQLTLQQQNQLQQLQQIQQIQHYQQQQLLQYQQQQSLEHRLHSANHSLQATPNSTIHSLVHSAHPPLVDLWNTGQMEAYQTDAGGYIGVAAVVEPSLCVPSAEDMGTEHSPLLEKQEEEELKEDEMTLCMEPELASLTPPTQQGDASGGSSPGQPPAEPITERKSSDVPSSLVQTLEDKDQAEGQGPAASMATN encoded by the exons ATGGGATGCATCGGCTCCAGGACACTGA CGGGAGATGGCGTACCTGTCCAGAAGGATGGGGAGCAG CATGGACGTTCAGAATTTTCATGGGAGGGAATCAAT CTGTCTATGGAAGACACCACGTCAATCCTGCCTCGGCTCAAGAGGAACTCAAATGCCTACGGCATCGGGGCTCTGGCTAAGTCTTCTCTGTCAG GCGTGAGCCGCACCATGAAGGAGAGAGTGACCAAGCCCACAGCCATGGCCCAGGGTCGTGTAGCTCACATGATTGAGTGGCAAAACTGGAGCATGACCACGGTGGGCGCCGGGGGCGTCCCGCTGCCCCGCATCACCACCCAGGAGCGGGAGAAGGAGCGGCGGCTGGAGAATGACGCCTACAGTGACCTCAGCGAAACAGAGAAGGAGGCTCGTTTCACTGCAG GTATCCTGCAGCAGTTTGCGATCTCTGAGGCGACGCTGCTGGCCTGGACATCGATGGACGGGGAGAGCCCGCGTTCGGGCTCAAACCAAGGCAGCATGGCTCACCTGAGTGAGCTCAACCAGGAGAGCATCAACAGTCGAG ATCAGATATTGCACCACTCCTCAGCAGAGGTGTGGCCTCACACATACGTCGCCCAGGGCCACTACTGCCTCTCTTCCTCCGATGCCTGGGAGCCGATCAACAACGACCCGTCGGTCGTGACGTCTCCGCCCGTCGGCTCCTACGTCACGGGGCCTGACGGGTATGACGGGCAGACTCGGTTCctgacgcagcagcagcaggagcagcagctgactctccagcagcagaatcagctacaacagctgcagcagatccAACAGATCCAGCACTACCAGCAACAGCAACTCCTGCAGTACCAGCAACAACAG TCGCTGGAGCACAGGCTGCATAGTGCCAACCACTCGTTGCAAGCGACGCCCAACAGCACCATCCACAGCCTGGTCCATTCCGCTCACCCACCACTGGTGGATTTGTGGAACACGGGGCAGATGGAGGCCTATCAGACGGACGCCGGCGGCTACATCGGTgtggcggcggtggtggagcCGAGCCTCTGTGTTCCCTCTGCAGAAGATATGGGAACAGAGCACTCTCCGCTactggagaagcaggaggaagaggagttgaAG GAGGATGAGATGACACTGTGCATGGAGCCAGAGTTGGCCTCGTTGACTCCGCCCACGCAACAAGGGGACGCCTCTGGCGGCAGTAGTCCGGGGCAACCGCCGGCAGAACCAATCACAGAGCGGAAGTCCTCCGACGTCCCCTCCAGCCTCGTTCAGACGCTAGAGGATAAGGACCAGGCGGAGGGGCAGGGTCCCGCCGCTTCCATGGCAACCAACTGA
- the fam131bb gene encoding AF4/FMR2 family member lilli isoform X4, producing MGCIGSRTLTGDGVPVQKDGEQLSMEDTTSILPRLKRNSNAYGIGALAKSSLSGVSRTMKERVTKPTAMAQGRVAHMIEWQNWSMTTVGAGGVPLPRITTQEREKERRLENDAYSDLSETEKEARFTAGILQQFAISEATLLAWTSMDGESPRSGSNQGSMAHLSELNQESINSRDQILHHSSAEVWPHTYVAQGHYCLSSSDAWEPINNDPSVVTSPPVGSYVTGPDGYDGQTRFLTQQQQEQQLTLQQQNQLQQLQQIQQIQHYQQQQLLQYQQQQSLEHRLHSANHSLQATPNSTIHSLVHSAHPPLVDLWNTGQMEAYQTDAGGYIGVAAVVEPSLCVPSAEDMGTEHSPLLEKQEEEELKEDEMTLCMEPELASLTPPTQQGDASGGSSPGQPPAEPITERKSSDVPSSLVQTLEDKDQAEGQGPAASMATN from the exons ATGGGATGCATCGGCTCCAGGACACTGA CGGGAGATGGCGTACCTGTCCAGAAGGATGGGGAGCAG CTGTCTATGGAAGACACCACGTCAATCCTGCCTCGGCTCAAGAGGAACTCAAATGCCTACGGCATCGGGGCTCTGGCTAAGTCTTCTCTGTCAG GCGTGAGCCGCACCATGAAGGAGAGAGTGACCAAGCCCACAGCCATGGCCCAGGGTCGTGTAGCTCACATGATTGAGTGGCAAAACTGGAGCATGACCACGGTGGGCGCCGGGGGCGTCCCGCTGCCCCGCATCACCACCCAGGAGCGGGAGAAGGAGCGGCGGCTGGAGAATGACGCCTACAGTGACCTCAGCGAAACAGAGAAGGAGGCTCGTTTCACTGCAG GTATCCTGCAGCAGTTTGCGATCTCTGAGGCGACGCTGCTGGCCTGGACATCGATGGACGGGGAGAGCCCGCGTTCGGGCTCAAACCAAGGCAGCATGGCTCACCTGAGTGAGCTCAACCAGGAGAGCATCAACAGTCGAG ATCAGATATTGCACCACTCCTCAGCAGAGGTGTGGCCTCACACATACGTCGCCCAGGGCCACTACTGCCTCTCTTCCTCCGATGCCTGGGAGCCGATCAACAACGACCCGTCGGTCGTGACGTCTCCGCCCGTCGGCTCCTACGTCACGGGGCCTGACGGGTATGACGGGCAGACTCGGTTCctgacgcagcagcagcaggagcagcagctgactctccagcagcagaatcagctacaacagctgcagcagatccAACAGATCCAGCACTACCAGCAACAGCAACTCCTGCAGTACCAGCAACAACAG TCGCTGGAGCACAGGCTGCATAGTGCCAACCACTCGTTGCAAGCGACGCCCAACAGCACCATCCACAGCCTGGTCCATTCCGCTCACCCACCACTGGTGGATTTGTGGAACACGGGGCAGATGGAGGCCTATCAGACGGACGCCGGCGGCTACATCGGTgtggcggcggtggtggagcCGAGCCTCTGTGTTCCCTCTGCAGAAGATATGGGAACAGAGCACTCTCCGCTactggagaagcaggaggaagaggagttgaAG GAGGATGAGATGACACTGTGCATGGAGCCAGAGTTGGCCTCGTTGACTCCGCCCACGCAACAAGGGGACGCCTCTGGCGGCAGTAGTCCGGGGCAACCGCCGGCAGAACCAATCACAGAGCGGAAGTCCTCCGACGTCCCCTCCAGCCTCGTTCAGACGCTAGAGGATAAGGACCAGGCGGAGGGGCAGGGTCCCGCCGCTTCCATGGCAACCAACTGA
- the fam131bb gene encoding uncharacterized protein fam131bb isoform X3, giving the protein MGCIGSRTLTGDGVPVQKDGEQLSMEDTTSILPRLKRNSNAYGIGALAKSSLSGVSGVSRTMKERVTKPTAMAQGRVAHMIEWQNWSMTTVGAGGVPLPRITTQEREKERRLENDAYSDLSETEKEARFTAGILQQFAISEATLLAWTSMDGESPRSGSNQGSMAHLSELNQESINSRDQILHHSSAEVWPHTYVAQGHYCLSSSDAWEPINNDPSVVTSPPVGSYVTGPDGYDGQTRFLTQQQQEQQLTLQQQNQLQQLQQIQQIQHYQQQQLLQYQQQQSLEHRLHSANHSLQATPNSTIHSLVHSAHPPLVDLWNTGQMEAYQTDAGGYIGVAAVVEPSLCVPSAEDMGTEHSPLLEKQEEEELKEDEMTLCMEPELASLTPPTQQGDASGGSSPGQPPAEPITERKSSDVPSSLVQTLEDKDQAEGQGPAASMATN; this is encoded by the exons ATGGGATGCATCGGCTCCAGGACACTGA CGGGAGATGGCGTACCTGTCCAGAAGGATGGGGAGCAG CTGTCTATGGAAGACACCACGTCAATCCTGCCTCGGCTCAAGAGGAACTCAAATGCCTACGGCATCGGGGCTCTGGCTAAGTCTTCTCTGTCAGGTGtgtcag GCGTGAGCCGCACCATGAAGGAGAGAGTGACCAAGCCCACAGCCATGGCCCAGGGTCGTGTAGCTCACATGATTGAGTGGCAAAACTGGAGCATGACCACGGTGGGCGCCGGGGGCGTCCCGCTGCCCCGCATCACCACCCAGGAGCGGGAGAAGGAGCGGCGGCTGGAGAATGACGCCTACAGTGACCTCAGCGAAACAGAGAAGGAGGCTCGTTTCACTGCAG GTATCCTGCAGCAGTTTGCGATCTCTGAGGCGACGCTGCTGGCCTGGACATCGATGGACGGGGAGAGCCCGCGTTCGGGCTCAAACCAAGGCAGCATGGCTCACCTGAGTGAGCTCAACCAGGAGAGCATCAACAGTCGAG ATCAGATATTGCACCACTCCTCAGCAGAGGTGTGGCCTCACACATACGTCGCCCAGGGCCACTACTGCCTCTCTTCCTCCGATGCCTGGGAGCCGATCAACAACGACCCGTCGGTCGTGACGTCTCCGCCCGTCGGCTCCTACGTCACGGGGCCTGACGGGTATGACGGGCAGACTCGGTTCctgacgcagcagcagcaggagcagcagctgactctccagcagcagaatcagctacaacagctgcagcagatccAACAGATCCAGCACTACCAGCAACAGCAACTCCTGCAGTACCAGCAACAACAG TCGCTGGAGCACAGGCTGCATAGTGCCAACCACTCGTTGCAAGCGACGCCCAACAGCACCATCCACAGCCTGGTCCATTCCGCTCACCCACCACTGGTGGATTTGTGGAACACGGGGCAGATGGAGGCCTATCAGACGGACGCCGGCGGCTACATCGGTgtggcggcggtggtggagcCGAGCCTCTGTGTTCCCTCTGCAGAAGATATGGGAACAGAGCACTCTCCGCTactggagaagcaggaggaagaggagttgaAG GAGGATGAGATGACACTGTGCATGGAGCCAGAGTTGGCCTCGTTGACTCCGCCCACGCAACAAGGGGACGCCTCTGGCGGCAGTAGTCCGGGGCAACCGCCGGCAGAACCAATCACAGAGCGGAAGTCCTCCGACGTCCCCTCCAGCCTCGTTCAGACGCTAGAGGATAAGGACCAGGCGGAGGGGCAGGGTCCCGCCGCTTCCATGGCAACCAACTGA
- the fam131bb gene encoding uncharacterized protein fam131bb isoform X1 has product MGCIGSRTLTGDGVPVQKDGEQHGRSEFSWEGINLSMEDTTSILPRLKRNSNAYGIGALAKSSLSGVSGVSRTMKERVTKPTAMAQGRVAHMIEWQNWSMTTVGAGGVPLPRITTQEREKERRLENDAYSDLSETEKEARFTAGILQQFAISEATLLAWTSMDGESPRSGSNQGSMAHLSELNQESINSRDQILHHSSAEVWPHTYVAQGHYCLSSSDAWEPINNDPSVVTSPPVGSYVTGPDGYDGQTRFLTQQQQEQQLTLQQQNQLQQLQQIQQIQHYQQQQLLQYQQQQSLEHRLHSANHSLQATPNSTIHSLVHSAHPPLVDLWNTGQMEAYQTDAGGYIGVAAVVEPSLCVPSAEDMGTEHSPLLEKQEEEELKEDEMTLCMEPELASLTPPTQQGDASGGSSPGQPPAEPITERKSSDVPSSLVQTLEDKDQAEGQGPAASMATN; this is encoded by the exons ATGGGATGCATCGGCTCCAGGACACTGA CGGGAGATGGCGTACCTGTCCAGAAGGATGGGGAGCAG CATGGACGTTCAGAATTTTCATGGGAGGGAATCAAT CTGTCTATGGAAGACACCACGTCAATCCTGCCTCGGCTCAAGAGGAACTCAAATGCCTACGGCATCGGGGCTCTGGCTAAGTCTTCTCTGTCAGGTGtgtcag GCGTGAGCCGCACCATGAAGGAGAGAGTGACCAAGCCCACAGCCATGGCCCAGGGTCGTGTAGCTCACATGATTGAGTGGCAAAACTGGAGCATGACCACGGTGGGCGCCGGGGGCGTCCCGCTGCCCCGCATCACCACCCAGGAGCGGGAGAAGGAGCGGCGGCTGGAGAATGACGCCTACAGTGACCTCAGCGAAACAGAGAAGGAGGCTCGTTTCACTGCAG GTATCCTGCAGCAGTTTGCGATCTCTGAGGCGACGCTGCTGGCCTGGACATCGATGGACGGGGAGAGCCCGCGTTCGGGCTCAAACCAAGGCAGCATGGCTCACCTGAGTGAGCTCAACCAGGAGAGCATCAACAGTCGAG ATCAGATATTGCACCACTCCTCAGCAGAGGTGTGGCCTCACACATACGTCGCCCAGGGCCACTACTGCCTCTCTTCCTCCGATGCCTGGGAGCCGATCAACAACGACCCGTCGGTCGTGACGTCTCCGCCCGTCGGCTCCTACGTCACGGGGCCTGACGGGTATGACGGGCAGACTCGGTTCctgacgcagcagcagcaggagcagcagctgactctccagcagcagaatcagctacaacagctgcagcagatccAACAGATCCAGCACTACCAGCAACAGCAACTCCTGCAGTACCAGCAACAACAG TCGCTGGAGCACAGGCTGCATAGTGCCAACCACTCGTTGCAAGCGACGCCCAACAGCACCATCCACAGCCTGGTCCATTCCGCTCACCCACCACTGGTGGATTTGTGGAACACGGGGCAGATGGAGGCCTATCAGACGGACGCCGGCGGCTACATCGGTgtggcggcggtggtggagcCGAGCCTCTGTGTTCCCTCTGCAGAAGATATGGGAACAGAGCACTCTCCGCTactggagaagcaggaggaagaggagttgaAG GAGGATGAGATGACACTGTGCATGGAGCCAGAGTTGGCCTCGTTGACTCCGCCCACGCAACAAGGGGACGCCTCTGGCGGCAGTAGTCCGGGGCAACCGCCGGCAGAACCAATCACAGAGCGGAAGTCCTCCGACGTCCCCTCCAGCCTCGTTCAGACGCTAGAGGATAAGGACCAGGCGGAGGGGCAGGGTCCCGCCGCTTCCATGGCAACCAACTGA